GCCTCGTGGTTCACTACGCTGTCGGGTACCGCATAGACAGTACGTCCGGTGGCGGCAGTGTGGCCGGCCAACCGCTCGACGGCATCCGAGCCGGCTACAATTCGCCCTACGTTGGTGTGCCGCCGCATGAAGTAGATGATACCGTGGCGGAGATCGCGGAGGCTCAGGCGCTGGTCCTGGGGCACCGAGACGGGAAACTTGCGCGCACCCTTTGCAAAGTTCGCGTACTTGAGCAGCTTCCCGCAGCTGAGATCGGCAAACAGGTAGCTGTTGAGGACCTGTGTCGTGAAACCAGCGTCGGAGAGCCTGCAGCCCTCGCCGTCCGCCGCGTTGGCGGTGTGTTCCTCGACACGCATTCCCATCTCGTCGGCGAGGTCGCGGGACATCACCGAGGAAAGCCGGCCAGCGACGTGGTTGCGGATCGGAACAACTATCATGGTGTAGAAGAGCAGGTAGTCAGAGGTGTTCTTGTCTAGCTGCTTGGTCACGGGCCTCAAGATCTGGGCCTTGGAGTACCCCGCGTGGATTTCGATGCAGCGGCTCTCGGAGTCCGCGTACAGGTCCCTGTCGTTGCTCGCGTACTTGAGCTTCTGGATCTCCGGAAAACGGTAGGGCCCGCCGGCACCAACATATATCATCCACATGACGGCCCGCGCGCAAAGGTTGACCAGGTGGATGATGTCCTTGTCTTCGTCTGGGCTCGTGGTGCGTTCGGCACACGGCGCCACGTCCGCCGGCACCGCCGCACCGAAGAGGTTCTGGAAGGAGGACTTCCGGGAGCGGGGGTTCTCTGCAAGGTTAACAGAGCGGTCGTTGACCAACCGGTCGGCCACAATTTCCACGGTCAGAATGTTTCCAAAGTAGCGTCTGAGGGACTCGGTGGCACTGTCGAACTCCCGTTGGTTGTCGTGGTAAAGCTCAACTAGGTAATCTTTCGAGAAGTGCTTGCCGCCCACTATGCAGGCGTTGGGGCCCCTCTCCTTGACGAACCTCTGGGTTGTCTGCGTCAGCTCGTTGCACAGCAGAGAGTATGTGGTAGTGACCCACCGCCACACCTGAGCCTTCTTTTCCACAAACAGGGCTGTTATATCGCTAATGGTTGTTGCCGCTTGCGGATACAGCGCGGCATACGTTGTCCAGGCCTTGATGGCGTCAAGGACGTAGCGGTATTGAAAGACAGGGAGGAACTCGACCTTTTCGGAGGTCACTTTGCGGATGTCCACGGCCGCCAGCTGGCAGAGGTGGGTAAAGTAAGCGGTGTGGCGGTCGTCTGTGAGGATCTCGCGGAAGTAACGTGCCTTTTTCAGAAACAGCTCGTCGGCCAGCGGCTCTTCAAACACGGAAATGGTGTCGGTGGGTCTGGGGAAGTTCCCCGCAAAACTGAACTGCGCGTAGACGTCGTCCAGATAGATGAAAACACAGAAGTTGTGGGCATAGTCACCCAGCTTGCTTTCCGATTTACTTTTcagaagttgaaacaaaagagaagCAGGAGCTAACAGAAACCTTGCtttcgttgatgaaaattTCTCTCTATCAAAATTGCTCACCTCCTGTTGCACGGATAATGCTGCTTCCGTGATAGGAGCAACAGATTCGTTGAAATGAGACGAGCAATCccttttttcaactctcaCAACGGCTGTGCGGTAcatcaaattcaactgTTTGTGAGAGCTTTAATCGATGATATTAATGAGAACCTGCAaacagatacagaaaaCACAGGttcagaaaatgatgaagagaatCTTGAATTGTTTCCTAATATCTGCTCAGTGGATATTGTCCAGCGTCTAATGGCActgaccaagaaattgagaaaatgTTTCACTTTtaagaaaagtttcaaggaCTGTGTGGAGACACTACCGCCGTCATATTGTAACACTAGGTGGAACTTGACTTTTGTGAAGCCCACGTTTCAACTGCTAAAATTATCTATAAAAGTTTGACACCGTACGAATCTTTAACGAAAATATTATCTTTAAGCAAGCCCGCTAGTATTTGCTTCTTTCCATTACTGCTATATTGTAAAGAGATGTCATCGATTTGTGCTAGTGGATTAAGTGAGCTCTTGAGAAGACCGGTCGAACAtcaaaagttcaaagcGAAGTATGAAAAGTATTACGCAAAAGCCTGTGATTCTACCTACATTCATATGTTAAGTGCGTTGTTTCATCATGATGCTGTGAAAGTTTTTAAATCTCCCAAAAGCATTGTGTTGATGTATATTCTGAACTGACCAACATTGCattcaaaataatgaattttgagataattgaaaatggagatgAGAGCAGTGagacagaaaatgatggatCCCCCGATGAGTGTtatgaaaatgaaagagatCAAGGGAATTTTCGCTGACGACGGTCGGTCTAATATGGCATTAACGGTCAAGGACTTTAAGAGAGTTTTAAGGTAACACTTGCTCAAAGAGATTAAAAATTTTAGGCAATTCTGGGAGTCTGGCGCATGAGATGAAGGTAAAGATTcgtattttgaagttttgtgATTTCGAATTGTTGCCCGAAAATAACAGCGAATTTCACACTGCTGatgtattttctttcagaaCATTGCTTTCCTGGGATATCATATCACAGTACCTGAATGAAACGAGGTCCAATTTGAGTGATTCGACCGTTGCGGTTTCCAACCACAGTATTTTGCCAAGCGTTCTAGATTACTTTTTCAGTACCATTGCCCCCTTTGTTAGCAGTGAAAGAAGATTTAGCAAACTGAAAACCATATACAACGATAAACGGCATTCTTTGAGCGATGAGAGTGCTGGTAATGAATTGCTTATAAGCAGCACGGTCAACTCATTGAATCTCGAActgtctgttgaagaaattaaaGACATAGGGCTAAAGAATCTTCGGGACCGCAACTGTAAATAATGTGTTCATTTCTAGAAAGTAAAAGCCAGTGATAGCCATAATATACGATTGACAGCACTGCTGTAGGGAGATACTCTTTGCGTTGGTGATATCAACAGTAATCGGTTGGCCT
This DNA window, taken from Huiozyma naganishii CBS 8797 chromosome 7, complete genome, encodes the following:
- the KNAG0G00100 gene encoding uncharacterized protein, translating into MYRTAVVRVEKRDCSSHFNESVAPITEAALSVQQEVSNFDREKFSSTKARFLLAPASLLFQLLKSKSESKLGDYAHNFCVFIYLDDVYAQFSFAGNFPRPTDTISVFEEPLADELFLKKARYFREILTDDRHTAYFTHLCQLAAVDIRKVTSEKVEFLPVFQYRYVLDAIKAWTTYAALYPQAATTISDITALFVEKKAQVWRWVTTTYSLLCNELTQTTQRFVKERGPNACIVGGKHFSKDYLVELYHDNQREFDSATESLRRYFGNILTVEIVADRLVNDRSVNLAENPRSRKSSFQNLFGAAVPADVAPCAERTTSPDEDKDIIHLVNLCARAVMWMIYVGAGGPYRFPEIQKLKYASNDRDLYADSESRCIEIHAGYSKAQILRPVTKQLDKNTSDYLLFYTMIVVPIRNHVAGRLSSVMSRDLADEMGMRVEEHTANAADGEGCRLSDAGFTTQVLNSYLFADLSCGKLLKYANFAKGARKFPVSVPQDQRLSLRDLRHGIIYFMRRHTNVGRIVAGSDAVERLAGHTAATGRTVYAVPDSVVNHE